In Paraburkholderia aromaticivorans, a single window of DNA contains:
- a CDS encoding glycoside hydrolase family 15 protein, whose translation MKLNTLLRAATAVGTVLLIGAAHGATSGEAFGNPGAAAMHGPSQKSFLGTALSPASQIYFTGYRGIVSEVYYPVLDTTETVDLQFLIGDAAGTFVDEEKLAPYTAAQTDPRTMSWQVTTGNAAHNWRISKTIYSDPTRNSLIERVTFQALNDTHLSDHRLYLLFKPHLDNAGSGNTAFTAAASNSRTMLVGNRNSRYSALASSLPWTVQHGTTLVSNGFVGQSDGWTDLLGGTSPDKTMDWTYASATNGNVAQMGWLDLGTGNATSISFSVVLSFDSISANNAMQTASATLGDNLDGLRTKYDAGWHSYTAGLSTQNGTADNEYYLAAMTLKTMQDKSNGAMIAGIGTPWGETQGDGNSGGYHLVWSRDLFKFANALITAGDATTPATVVHYLFDTQQQKTDCGTAEYNANGCAQGFSRVGRFPQNSWVSGWPYWQGTQMDEQAMPILLAWRLGPGVYNALWPSIRLTADYILSTGPWTYQDRWEENSGYSPSTIAAEIAGLVAAARMAEDSGDNPRASSYLAAADYWQQNVTRWTYTNTGFYSGGHYYVRINPSSMSHAGSGPQVYEPILLPDSGQSFLVKNGGGTQDERAVVDGGFLELVRMGVKRVNDPTIASTLAAYDAVLAMTIRNANQAWFRYNFDGYGEHNDGSNFDGTGVGRAWPIFTAERGMFSIAQSGTGSSGAAYLNAIRTYATPEGFIPEQIWTPTATLPGNWQVITPQGFTAGAPTKSIAPLNWAMGEYVSLLASIQAGKVVDIPSIVCARYSNCVIAPVSGQAAVTINVNAITQPGQYMYVTGGTEALGNWNTDLGLPVDPANYPVWSNTVNLPAGSSIQYKYYRKNADGTVTWENVPGGGNRTLNAPASGSAILSDTVGW comes from the coding sequence ATGAAACTCAACACCCTGCTTCGGGCGGCGACGGCTGTCGGTACCGTCTTGCTGATCGGCGCCGCTCACGGCGCGACTTCCGGTGAGGCGTTCGGCAATCCGGGCGCGGCGGCGATGCACGGGCCGTCGCAAAAGTCCTTTCTCGGAACGGCGCTGAGTCCGGCTTCACAGATCTATTTCACGGGTTATCGCGGCATCGTGTCGGAGGTGTACTACCCGGTGCTCGACACGACGGAGACGGTCGATCTGCAGTTTCTCATCGGCGATGCGGCAGGCACTTTCGTCGACGAGGAGAAGCTCGCGCCCTACACCGCCGCCCAGACCGATCCGCGCACAATGAGCTGGCAGGTCACAACCGGCAATGCCGCCCACAACTGGCGGATCAGCAAGACGATCTATAGCGACCCCACACGCAATTCGCTGATCGAACGCGTGACTTTCCAGGCGCTCAACGACACACATTTGAGCGACCACAGGCTGTATCTGCTGTTCAAGCCCCATCTCGACAATGCCGGCTCGGGTAACACGGCGTTCACAGCGGCCGCCAGCAATAGCCGGACGATGCTCGTCGGCAACCGCAACTCGCGCTACTCGGCGCTCGCTTCTTCATTACCGTGGACGGTCCAACACGGCACGACGTTGGTGTCGAACGGCTTCGTCGGGCAGAGCGACGGATGGACCGATCTGCTCGGCGGGACATCACCGGACAAAACGATGGATTGGACCTATGCGTCGGCCACCAATGGCAACGTCGCGCAGATGGGCTGGCTCGACCTCGGCACCGGCAACGCCACTAGCATCTCGTTCAGCGTCGTGTTGTCGTTCGACAGCATCTCCGCGAACAACGCGATGCAGACCGCAAGCGCCACGCTCGGCGACAACCTCGACGGCCTGCGCACGAAATACGACGCGGGATGGCACAGCTATACCGCAGGCCTCTCGACGCAGAACGGCACCGCTGACAATGAGTACTACCTCGCCGCGATGACGCTCAAGACAATGCAGGACAAGAGCAACGGAGCGATGATCGCGGGCATTGGCACGCCGTGGGGCGAAACGCAGGGCGACGGCAACAGTGGCGGCTATCACCTCGTGTGGTCGCGCGATCTCTTCAAATTCGCCAATGCACTGATTACGGCCGGCGACGCCACCACGCCCGCCACCGTCGTGCACTATCTCTTCGACACGCAGCAACAGAAGACCGACTGCGGCACCGCCGAATACAACGCCAACGGTTGCGCGCAAGGTTTCAGCCGCGTCGGCCGCTTCCCGCAGAATTCCTGGGTGAGCGGCTGGCCGTACTGGCAAGGCACGCAGATGGACGAGCAGGCCATGCCGATCCTCCTCGCGTGGCGGCTCGGGCCTGGCGTCTATAACGCGTTGTGGCCGAGTATTCGCCTAACCGCAGACTATATTCTCAGCACGGGGCCGTGGACCTATCAGGATCGTTGGGAGGAAAACTCGGGCTATTCGCCCTCCACCATCGCGGCCGAAATCGCCGGACTCGTGGCCGCCGCGCGCATGGCCGAAGACAGCGGCGACAATCCACGCGCGAGCAGCTATCTCGCCGCCGCCGACTACTGGCAACAGAACGTCACACGCTGGACCTACACCAACACCGGCTTTTACAGCGGCGGGCATTATTACGTCCGCATCAATCCGTCGAGCATGAGCCACGCTGGAAGCGGGCCGCAGGTCTATGAGCCGATCCTCCTTCCGGACTCCGGACAAAGCTTTCTCGTGAAAAACGGCGGCGGCACGCAGGATGAGCGCGCGGTGGTCGACGGCGGCTTTCTCGAACTGGTGCGCATGGGCGTGAAACGGGTCAACGATCCCACCATCGCCAGCACGCTCGCCGCCTATGACGCCGTGCTCGCGATGACAATCAGGAACGCCAACCAGGCCTGGTTCCGCTATAACTTCGACGGCTACGGCGAACACAACGACGGCAGCAACTTCGACGGCACCGGCGTCGGCCGCGCATGGCCCATCTTTACCGCCGAGCGAGGTATGTTCAGCATCGCGCAAAGCGGCACGGGCAGCAGCGGTGCCGCTTACCTCAACGCCATCAGAACCTATGCGACACCGGAAGGCTTCATCCCCGAACAGATCTGGACGCCGACTGCAACGCTGCCCGGCAACTGGCAAGTCATAACGCCACAGGGATTCACGGCCGGTGCGCCAACCAAATCGATTGCGCCGCTCAACTGGGCGATGGGCGAATACGTCAGCTTGCTGGCGTCGATCCAGGCAGGCAAGGTCGTCGATATTCCGTCCATCGTGTGCGCTCGCTATAGCAACTGCGTGATAGCGCCTGTGAGCGGGCAGGCCGCAGTCACCATCAACGTCAATGCGATAACGCAGCCGGGACAGTACATGTACGTGACTGGCGGCACCGAGGCTCTCGGTAACTGGAATACCGATCTCGGCTTACCCGTGGACCCCGCCAACTATCCGGTATGGAGCAACACTGTGAATCTGCCGGCGGGCAGCAGCATTCAATACAAGTACTACCGTAAGAACGCTGACGGCACCGTGACGTGGGAGAACGTGCCGGGCGGGGGCAATCGCACGTTGAATGCGCCGGCCTCGGGCAGCGCCATCTTGAGCGACACAGTCGGTTGGTGA
- a CDS encoding poly(3-hydroxybutyrate) depolymerase yields the protein MRVILSICAIALSSLSASAFADPDTYPPLPALNIDIAQTSVSGASDATVPRPVVNQVQAFYAALGVPAQSVSTVELDDAGHVTPPLNYGVACIQRESPFIGKCQVDGAKAILGWIYGPDPFASPVTMTPKGRYVRFGQTYHLPANRPSSFTWTTATDSTGWVYAPSKCDAGAPCSLHVTLHGCEQGQDFLPLDSPLDGGLFFGTTFVRHAGYTQWADSNRIVVLFPQAQSIPGLNPYGCWDWWAYTDNHFADQQGIQMRSIRNMSVQLTACASH from the coding sequence ATGCGAGTCATCCTGTCTATCTGTGCCATTGCGCTGTCGAGCCTGTCGGCTAGCGCCTTCGCGGACCCGGACACCTATCCGCCGTTGCCCGCGCTCAACATCGATATTGCGCAGACGTCGGTCTCCGGCGCGAGCGATGCCACCGTACCGCGACCCGTGGTCAATCAGGTGCAAGCGTTCTACGCCGCACTGGGCGTGCCGGCGCAAAGCGTCTCGACGGTCGAACTGGACGACGCCGGCCACGTCACGCCCCCTCTGAACTACGGGGTGGCGTGCATACAGCGCGAATCGCCGTTCATCGGCAAGTGCCAGGTCGATGGCGCGAAAGCCATACTCGGCTGGATCTACGGACCTGATCCGTTCGCGTCGCCGGTCACCATGACACCCAAAGGACGCTACGTCCGCTTCGGTCAAACCTACCATCTGCCAGCCAATCGTCCTTCGAGTTTCACCTGGACGACGGCCACGGACAGCACCGGCTGGGTCTATGCGCCGAGCAAATGCGACGCCGGAGCGCCGTGCAGTCTGCACGTCACGCTGCACGGCTGCGAGCAGGGCCAGGACTTCTTGCCGCTCGACTCGCCGCTGGACGGCGGCCTCTTCTTCGGCACGACGTTCGTCCGGCATGCGGGCTATACGCAGTGGGCGGATAGCAACCGGATCGTTGTGCTGTTTCCGCAAGCTCAGTCGATCCCCGGTCTGAACCCGTATGGGTGCTGGGACTGGTGGGCCTACACCGACAATCACTTTGCCGACCAGCAAGGCATTCAGATGCGCTCGATCCGCAACATGAGCGTCCAGTTGACCGCGTGCGCCAGCCATTGA
- a CDS encoding AraC family transcriptional regulator encodes MHTTLGVTARTDAGHAKIAQPDLELVAVPRDESFKIWSHGYPYRTVRWHFHPEYEIQLITSTTGKYFVGDYIGNFAPGNLVMVGSNLPHNWVSNVPQGDRVDERCLILQFDAEFVTRVIKVFPECKRVELLLDASRWGVLFTPETGAAAEPIMREMLGAKGMRRITLFLALLDLLVQCVAPVKLASAAYCADPARYAQTRINHVLSYIGKNLSQELRETELAGLVGQSVSAFSRYFRRHTGVPFVQYVNRLRINLACQLLMAGELNITDICYQVGFNNLSNFNRQFLSLKDMSPSRWRAFQQFNAASATEPPDAARASEVSG; translated from the coding sequence ATGCACACGACGCTGGGTGTCACGGCGCGTACCGATGCCGGCCATGCCAAAATCGCCCAGCCGGATCTGGAACTGGTCGCCGTGCCGCGCGATGAGTCGTTCAAGATCTGGTCCCATGGGTATCCCTATCGCACGGTGCGCTGGCATTTCCATCCTGAATACGAAATTCAGCTGATTACGTCGACGACGGGCAAATACTTCGTAGGCGATTACATCGGCAATTTCGCGCCCGGCAATCTCGTGATGGTTGGATCGAATCTGCCGCATAACTGGGTCAGCAATGTGCCGCAGGGCGACCGTGTGGATGAACGCTGTCTTATTCTGCAATTCGATGCAGAGTTCGTTACGCGCGTAATCAAGGTTTTCCCGGAGTGCAAGCGCGTCGAGTTGTTACTCGATGCATCGCGTTGGGGTGTACTGTTCACACCGGAAACGGGCGCGGCTGCTGAACCGATCATGCGCGAGATGCTGGGCGCGAAAGGCATGCGGCGCATCACGTTGTTTCTTGCTTTGCTTGACTTGCTCGTGCAATGCGTCGCGCCGGTGAAGCTGGCGAGTGCAGCTTATTGTGCAGACCCGGCGCGCTACGCGCAGACGCGCATCAATCACGTGCTTTCCTACATTGGCAAGAACCTGTCGCAGGAGTTGCGCGAAACGGAGTTGGCCGGACTCGTGGGACAGAGCGTCAGTGCCTTCTCGCGATACTTCCGTCGGCACACCGGCGTGCCTTTCGTGCAGTATGTGAACCGGCTGCGCATTAATCTCGCGTGTCAATTACTGATGGCGGGTGAACTGAACATCACCGATATCTGCTATCAGGTCGGCTTTAATAACCTGTCGAATTTCAACCGCCAGTTCCTTTCCCTGAAGGACATGTCGCCTTCGCGATGGCGCGCATTTCAACAATTCAATGCTGCCAGTGCTACTGAACCGCCTGACGCCGCCCGTGCCTCGGAAGTGTCCGGCTAG
- a CDS encoding ABC transporter substrate-binding protein, translating into MTRLSNQLIGASALSLSLLSNTAALAAPGGTVAFLMPDQASTRYEQHDFPGFKTEMSKLCPDCKVLYQNANADVSTQQQQFNSVIAQGAKVIVLDPVDSTAAASLVHMAQGQGIKVIAYDRPVPSTPANYYVSFDNEGIGKAIAQSLVQHLKETGVPTTKGGVLEVNGSPTDAAAGLIKKGIHAGLQGSGYKTLAEYDTPDWAPPKAQQWVSGQITRFGSQIVGVVAANDGTGGGAVAAFKAAGVNPVPPVTGNDATLAGLQLIIAGDEYNTILKPSEIVAAAAAKVAVGFLSGQTPKAETTLFNTPSQLFKPAVITAKNLKAEVVDKGFASGKDLCTDRYAEGCKKLGITY; encoded by the coding sequence ATGACCCGACTTTCGAACCAACTAATCGGCGCTAGCGCCCTGAGTCTGAGCTTGTTGAGTAACACGGCGGCACTGGCCGCGCCCGGTGGCACGGTCGCCTTTCTGATGCCCGACCAGGCGTCGACCCGCTACGAACAGCACGACTTCCCCGGCTTCAAAACCGAAATGAGCAAGCTCTGCCCCGACTGCAAGGTGCTCTACCAGAATGCCAATGCCGACGTCTCGACGCAGCAGCAGCAGTTCAACTCGGTAATCGCGCAAGGCGCCAAGGTGATCGTCCTCGACCCGGTCGACTCGACAGCCGCCGCGTCGCTGGTCCACATGGCGCAGGGTCAGGGTATCAAGGTTATCGCCTATGACCGGCCCGTGCCCTCGACGCCGGCCAACTACTACGTCTCGTTCGACAACGAAGGTATCGGCAAGGCCATCGCGCAGTCACTCGTCCAGCACCTGAAGGAAACGGGCGTGCCGACCACCAAGGGCGGCGTGCTCGAGGTCAACGGTTCGCCGACCGACGCGGCCGCGGGACTGATCAAGAAGGGTATCCACGCTGGACTGCAGGGGAGCGGCTACAAGACGCTGGCCGAGTACGACACACCGGACTGGGCGCCGCCGAAAGCCCAGCAGTGGGTCAGCGGGCAGATCACGCGCTTCGGCTCCCAGATTGTCGGTGTCGTGGCCGCTAACGACGGCACGGGCGGTGGGGCAGTCGCGGCCTTCAAGGCAGCCGGCGTCAACCCGGTGCCCCCCGTAACCGGCAACGACGCGACGCTCGCGGGATTGCAGTTGATCATCGCGGGCGACGAGTACAACACGATCCTGAAGCCGAGCGAGATCGTCGCTGCCGCAGCGGCGAAGGTGGCCGTCGGCTTCCTTTCCGGCCAGACGCCCAAGGCTGAAACGACGCTCTTCAATACGCCGTCCCAGCTCTTCAAGCCGGCGGTCATCACGGCGAAGAACCTCAAGGCGGAAGTTGTCGACAAAGGGTTCGCGAGCGGCAAGGATCTGTGTACCGATCGCTATGCCGAAGGATGCAAGAAGCTGGGAATCACCTACTGA
- a CDS encoding ATP-binding cassette domain-containing protein: MTDNSTSRSRRGELVLSLRGVSKHFGAVSALTDIELDVHAGEVVALVGDNGAGKSTLVKVLAGVHQPSAGTITFGGKEVTLSDPGAALDLGIATVFQDLALCENLDVVANIYLGRELNPLRLDEVAMEVKAWTLLNELSARIPSVRDVVASLSGGQRQTVAIARSLLLDPKLIMLDEPTAALGVAQTAEVLNLIERVRDRGHAVIMISHNMEDVRAVADRIVVLRLGRNNGVFYPDSSNQELVAAITGATENAVSRRAGRRQAEQGT; encoded by the coding sequence ATGACTGACAACTCCACATCACGATCCAGGCGCGGCGAACTGGTGCTCAGCCTGCGCGGCGTCTCGAAGCACTTCGGAGCGGTCTCGGCTTTGACGGACATCGAACTCGACGTGCATGCCGGCGAAGTGGTCGCCCTGGTGGGCGACAATGGGGCGGGCAAATCGACGCTGGTGAAAGTTCTAGCCGGGGTCCATCAACCCAGCGCCGGCACCATTACCTTCGGCGGCAAGGAGGTCACGCTGTCCGATCCGGGCGCGGCGCTCGATCTCGGCATCGCCACGGTGTTCCAGGACCTGGCGTTGTGCGAAAACCTTGACGTCGTCGCGAACATCTACCTCGGGCGCGAGCTGAATCCGCTGCGCCTCGACGAGGTCGCGATGGAGGTGAAGGCCTGGACGCTGCTGAACGAGCTCTCGGCGCGCATTCCGAGCGTGCGCGACGTGGTCGCGTCGCTCTCGGGCGGCCAGCGCCAGACCGTCGCAATTGCGCGCTCGTTGCTGCTGGATCCGAAGCTGATCATGCTCGACGAGCCGACAGCAGCGCTGGGCGTGGCCCAGACCGCCGAGGTGCTGAATCTGATCGAGCGGGTGCGCGACCGCGGTCACGCGGTGATCATGATCAGCCACAACATGGAGGACGTCCGCGCCGTGGCGGACCGGATCGTGGTGCTGCGGCTGGGCCGCAACAATGGCGTCTTCTATCCCGACTCCTCGAATCAGGAACTTGTGGCGGCGATCACCGGCGCCACCGAGAACGCCGTGTCGCGTCGCGCCGGCCGACGCCAGGCCGAACAGGGCACCTAG
- a CDS encoding sugar ABC transporter permease, producing the protein MAAFVERVRSGDLGSLPVVAGLIIIWTVFTSLNPVFLSADNLVNLLFDCSTVGVISLGIVCVLMVGQIDLSVGSMSGFASALVGMLWVNHGWPVLLAIVAAIVVGAVVGALYAFLLNRLGMPSFVATLAGLLAILGMQLYVLGATGSINLPYGSTMVNLGQLIIIPAVVSYLFALVPGVVMLVIGLRTRERRRASNLSAPSLGSLFVRALAITVLLEAVVAYLNQGRGVPLMFGIFLGLSVAMDYALKRTRWGRSMNAVGGNHEAARRAGINVGAIYTSAFVLCASLAALGGVLTAARLASASQQAGTGDVNLNAIAAAVIGGTSLFGGRGSAYSAVLGIIVIQSIASGLTLLNLSSSLRFMITGAVLAIAVIVDSLARQSRVSHGRA; encoded by the coding sequence GTGGCCGCCTTCGTCGAGCGGGTGCGCTCGGGCGATCTGGGATCGCTGCCGGTCGTCGCGGGCCTGATCATCATCTGGACCGTGTTCACCAGCCTGAACCCGGTGTTCCTCTCGGCCGACAACCTGGTCAACCTGCTGTTCGACTGCTCGACGGTCGGCGTGATCTCGCTGGGGATCGTCTGCGTGCTGATGGTGGGGCAGATCGACCTGTCGGTAGGTTCGATGAGCGGCTTTGCTTCGGCCCTCGTCGGGATGCTCTGGGTCAACCACGGCTGGCCGGTGCTGTTGGCCATCGTCGCTGCGATCGTCGTCGGTGCGGTGGTCGGCGCCCTGTACGCGTTTCTGCTCAACCGGCTCGGCATGCCGAGCTTCGTCGCGACGCTGGCCGGGTTGCTCGCGATCCTCGGGATGCAACTGTATGTGCTAGGCGCTACCGGGTCGATCAACCTCCCCTATGGTTCGACGATGGTGAACCTCGGGCAACTCATCATCATCCCGGCTGTCGTTTCGTACCTCTTTGCACTGGTGCCAGGTGTCGTGATGCTGGTGATCGGGCTGCGCACGCGTGAGCGCCGGCGAGCATCCAATCTCTCGGCGCCCTCGCTGGGCAGCCTTTTTGTGCGCGCCCTGGCTATCACCGTACTTTTGGAGGCTGTGGTTGCCTACCTCAACCAGGGACGTGGCGTTCCACTGATGTTCGGTATCTTTCTCGGCCTCTCGGTCGCGATGGACTATGCGCTCAAGAGGACGCGCTGGGGCCGATCGATGAACGCGGTCGGCGGCAATCACGAGGCCGCGAGACGCGCCGGTATCAATGTCGGCGCCATCTACACCAGCGCCTTCGTACTGTGCGCCAGTCTCGCCGCACTCGGCGGCGTGCTGACCGCGGCACGGCTCGCCTCGGCCAGTCAGCAGGCCGGCACCGGCGACGTGAACCTGAACGCCATTGCAGCGGCCGTGATCGGCGGCACCAGCCTGTTCGGCGGCCGAGGCAGCGCGTATTCGGCAGTGCTGGGCATTATCGTGATCCAGTCGATCGCCAGCGGCCTGACGCTGCTGAACCTGTCGTCCTCGCTGCGCTTCATGATCACCGGCGCGGTGCTGGCGATCGCGGTGATCGTCGACTCGCTTGCCCGGCAGTCTCGCGTCTCGCACGGTCGCGCGTAA
- a CDS encoding SDR family oxidoreductase: MSESMKGKVAAITGAASGIGLECARTLVAEGAKVVLIDRAKERLAQLCAELGPNALPLAVDLLQPSEVSGMVPRILELAGGLDIFHANAGAYVGGDVVDGNPDEWDRVLNLNVNAAFRSVHAVLPHMVAQKSGDIIFTSSIAGIVPVVWEPIYTASKFAVQAFVHTTRRQLSKHGVRVGAVAPGPVVTALLDDWPKAKMDEALASGSLMQAREVADAVLFMLTRPRNVTIRDLVILPNNVDL, translated from the coding sequence ATGAGTGAATCCATGAAGGGAAAAGTAGCCGCCATCACGGGCGCGGCATCGGGCATCGGCCTGGAGTGCGCGCGCACCCTGGTCGCGGAAGGCGCCAAGGTCGTTCTGATCGACCGTGCGAAGGAGAGGCTCGCGCAACTGTGCGCAGAACTGGGGCCAAACGCACTGCCGCTGGCCGTGGATCTGTTGCAGCCGTCGGAAGTATCCGGGATGGTACCGAGAATCCTCGAGCTGGCAGGTGGCCTCGACATCTTCCATGCCAACGCCGGCGCCTACGTCGGCGGCGATGTTGTGGACGGAAACCCGGACGAGTGGGATCGCGTACTGAACCTGAACGTCAATGCCGCGTTCCGATCGGTCCATGCCGTGCTGCCGCACATGGTCGCGCAGAAATCGGGTGACATCATCTTTACCAGTTCCATTGCGGGCATCGTCCCGGTTGTGTGGGAGCCGATCTACACCGCGTCCAAATTTGCGGTGCAGGCCTTCGTCCACACGACCCGACGCCAGCTCTCCAAGCATGGTGTGCGGGTCGGCGCGGTAGCCCCGGGCCCGGTTGTCACGGCGCTGCTCGACGACTGGCCGAAAGCGAAGATGGACGAAGCGCTCGCTTCGGGCAGCCTGATGCAGGCCAGGGAGGTCGCCGATGCGGTGCTCTTCATGCTGACGCGGCCGCGCAACGTGACCATCCGCGATCTCGTGATTCTTCCCAACAACGTCGATCTCTGA
- a CDS encoding FGGY-family carbohydrate kinase: MTSENPTSSATGSTRDARYVIGVDVGTGSARAGIFDIAGRMVASAKRDITLFHASGSIVEQSSSEIWNAVCDSVEDALSQAVVSPAQVAGIGFDATCSLVVLGKGGQPLPVGPSEQTERDIIVWMDHRAVAQAERINTTGHEVLKFVGGKISPEMETPKLLWLLENRPGVFEAAWQFFDLTDFLTWRATGDLSRSTCTVTCKWTYLAHERRWDESYFRSVGLGVLADEAFARIGQTVVDPGTPLGSGLTADAAAQLGLRTGTPVATGVIDAHAGGIGTVGADGEPESCLAYVFGTSSCTMTTTRSPVFVPGVWGPYFSAMVPDVWLNEGGQSVAGAAIERLLSMHPAAPDARRRAEHEGHPLPVMLAGLAVQAADSLSEAALLADGLHVVPEFLGNRAPLADPHARAVIAGLGMEDDLNSLVALYIAGICSIGYGLRQIIEAQAMAGAPIERVVISGGAGRLDLVRQLLADATGKPVLATQAEEPVLLGAAILGGVAGGLFDDVRSGMARMSQICRIYESDTGDIAALHEARFRAFRQLQTVAREIR, translated from the coding sequence ATGACCTCAGAAAACCCGACCTCCAGCGCGACAGGCAGCACGCGCGATGCGCGCTATGTCATCGGCGTGGATGTGGGCACGGGCAGCGCCCGGGCCGGAATCTTCGACATTGCCGGTCGCATGGTCGCCTCGGCCAAGCGCGACATCACGCTGTTCCATGCGAGCGGCTCCATCGTCGAACAGTCGAGCAGCGAAATCTGGAACGCCGTCTGCGATTCCGTGGAGGATGCGCTGTCGCAGGCCGTCGTCTCACCCGCTCAGGTCGCCGGCATCGGCTTCGACGCCACCTGCTCGCTCGTCGTACTGGGCAAGGGCGGCCAGCCCCTGCCGGTGGGCCCTTCCGAGCAAACAGAGCGCGACATCATCGTCTGGATGGACCACCGCGCCGTTGCACAGGCGGAGCGCATCAATACGACCGGCCACGAGGTGCTGAAGTTTGTCGGCGGCAAGATCTCGCCGGAAATGGAGACACCGAAGCTGCTGTGGCTCCTCGAGAACAGGCCGGGCGTCTTTGAGGCGGCGTGGCAGTTTTTCGACCTGACCGACTTCCTGACCTGGCGCGCGACCGGGGATCTGTCGAGATCCACCTGCACGGTCACTTGCAAATGGACTTACCTGGCGCACGAGCGGCGCTGGGACGAGAGTTACTTTCGGAGCGTCGGCCTCGGCGTGCTGGCGGACGAGGCCTTTGCGCGCATCGGCCAGACCGTCGTCGACCCGGGAACGCCGTTGGGCAGCGGACTGACCGCAGACGCCGCCGCGCAGCTCGGCCTGCGAACCGGAACGCCGGTCGCCACCGGCGTGATCGATGCCCATGCCGGGGGGATCGGCACGGTCGGCGCCGACGGCGAGCCCGAGTCCTGCCTCGCCTACGTCTTCGGCACCTCGTCGTGCACGATGACCACGACCCGCAGTCCGGTCTTCGTGCCCGGCGTGTGGGGGCCTTATTTTTCGGCGATGGTGCCGGACGTGTGGCTCAACGAGGGCGGCCAATCGGTAGCGGGCGCGGCGATCGAACGACTGCTTTCGATGCACCCCGCAGCCCCGGACGCCAGACGTCGAGCAGAGCACGAGGGCCACCCGCTGCCGGTGATGCTCGCCGGTCTCGCGGTGCAGGCGGCGGACAGCCTGTCGGAGGCGGCGTTGCTGGCCGACGGCCTGCATGTCGTCCCGGAGTTCCTGGGAAACCGCGCCCCGCTGGCCGACCCCCACGCAAGAGCCGTGATTGCGGGCCTTGGAATGGAGGACGACCTGAACAGTCTGGTCGCGCTCTACATTGCCGGCATTTGCAGCATCGGTTACGGCCTTCGCCAGATCATCGAAGCGCAAGCGATGGCGGGTGCACCGATCGAGCGGGTGGTGATCAGCGGCGGCGCGGGGCGACTCGATCTCGTTCGGCAACTGCTTGCCGATGCGACGGGAAAACCCGTGCTTGCGACGCAGGCGGAAGAGCCCGTGTTACTGGGCGCGGCGATCCTGGGCGGCGTGGCTGGCGGCCTGTTCGACGACGTGCGCTCGGGGATGGCCAGAATGTCGCAGATCTGTAGGATCTACGAGTCGGACACGGGTGACATTGCGGCACTGCACGAGGCGCGGTTTCGCGCCTTCAGGCAGTTGCAGACCGTGGCCAGGGAAATTCGCTAG
- a CDS encoding phage protein NinX family protein, whose product MKTSNLEAAQLDYWVARAEGLSNPRVEDGLCWVAYIDCDNKQGKSVEIDAAFSPSTDWAQAGPIIEREDYCLPRVNTNAGALHHGGYAASTPAGFCFYGNTPLIAAMRAYVADKFGEEVPDEI is encoded by the coding sequence GTGAAGACAAGTAATCTGGAAGCTGCGCAACTCGATTACTGGGTTGCCAGAGCGGAAGGCCTATCAAACCCAAGGGTGGAGGATGGCCTGTGCTGGGTGGCGTATATTGATTGCGACAACAAACAAGGGAAGTCTGTCGAGATTGATGCAGCCTTTTCGCCGTCGACGGACTGGGCTCAGGCCGGGCCGATCATCGAACGCGAAGACTACTGTCTGCCCCGGGTCAACACTAATGCTGGCGCACTACACCATGGCGGTTACGCAGCATCCACACCGGCGGGTTTTTGCTTCTACGGAAACACTCCGCTGATCGCAGCCATGCGTGCCTATGTTGCAGACAAGTTCGGCGAGGAAGTACCTGACGAGATCTAG